A window of Solanum stenotomum isolate F172 chromosome 9, ASM1918654v1, whole genome shotgun sequence genomic DNA:
GCCCTGGCTGCAGAAGAAAATTGGAGAAAGAAGGCATCATTAACAGCTGCATTAAACATTAtagataaaaatacaaaaacgaAGTAAACTAAGCACCTAACTACCTACATTATACAGATAATCAAGCTACAGTATTTCTTTCAGCTGAATTATAACTGAAACCAACCCAGTATTCGAAAAGATCAGTAAAAATATTTCCCACTTTTCTTCCATCAGCTTGCTTCATCTACTGGAACAAGTAACGGTGCACCTTTTACACATACAGGAAACTCGTTGTTGTAAGAGTTGATCAAATTCAGAATGGAAGAAGTTAATCTAGCCTAACGCGTATACAACAGGGACAATCCGCAAGCTCAAAAGGAAATCCCATTGTACTCCCAGCTGAAAAACAACAAGTTCACTAGACTACAAAACTACAATCGATCAACTACACCTTGATCCAAAATAGTCTGGACGGTTATACAAATCCACTATTTCTATTCCTCTCTATAATCAGCCCTATTTCACATTTTCACTCCCACCCAAAATTACCAACTCCAGAacttcccttcttttcctttcttcAGTGTTTCACTTGTCACAGCACCACAACAATTAAGCTTATGCAACAATGAGAACAATACAACAACACACAAATTTACGGAATCAAAGCTCAAACGACCTAAAATTACACTATTCAAACCTCCAATTAACTAAAATCAcagaaaataccaaaaaaaaacaataataataattgaggtcaaaaaaaaaaaaagttaaaagcaATTTGCACCTGTTTAAGGCAAGACGGGAAAGTAATTTTCCCAGCCTGAAGAGACGACTCAACTACATCCTCAGTAACTTGCCTCCATCTCTTACACACACATCCACAAGCGACGACGTTTTGACGTAGAGGCCAACTGTCCTCCGAAGCTTCCACTCGCTGTATAATCTCTCTCAACAGCTCCGGCAACATATTCGACCACGACGACGTTGCATCGCCGGAATCCGATTCACTGGCGGCGCCGTTTCGGTCATCTCCAACAGCGAAATCATCTCTGGTAGAAGGTTCTGGAAGTTTGAATTCTTTGAATGATTTGGAAAATGTAAAAGATCGACTGATGATTCTTCGTGAGAGAAATGAACGACGAAGTGACatgttgatgaatttttttttctctttttttttttgtttgtattttttggttctctttttttttttgtgaaactgTAAATTAGAGTGTGAAGGAGAGAGAATAAAGGAGACCAGAAAATTTTGGTTTGTGAAAGGGAAAAGATAGAGTAAACTGTCTGTCACTTTAAACTTATATCACTGGTTGACGTGTCATGTGTGCTTAGATTTggatttgaatattattttttttcaaaaaataaatgatttgttttgaaagaaaagtttttagAGAGCATGTTGTAAAATTAAATTCTGACTATATAAGCTGGCTCACGTTGTTGATCTCAAATCGTATAAAGGAGAAGGTGATGATAGGCTAACAATCAACGTAAAACttgtttttaataataatatacttaGAATATTTGAGTGTGGCGTGGATATATGCAATATCTATTAATTAGAAATATGTTTTAGATTTATTGAACTTCTAATCTAGCTAGATTTCTCTTTAACAATCTTATCTTATATAGAGATATTTCATTATAAAACTCATGTTTCGTGAAGAACTAtcttttatgttatattataatGGCAcctattataattataatatgtGTCTTTCATTATAACATTTTGTTGgtcccaaaaaaaattacacaaacaacgatattataaaaatatttgattgtattattattatatatatatatatatatgcacacGTGAAGTGAAGTTAATCGCATTAGTAAAGATTAATATAGCTGATAATAACTTATTTAGGATTGAGAAGTATGTGTTATCgtaaataattttcttattgaaagtatttttacttttaatgagCATGTTTGCAGTAGCCAATTTTAAATTAGTGTGTCAATGAATTTCTATATGGAAtgattaaattttaaagaagttcttattttgaataattttttaaaaaaagtaaatatggTAGGTAAACTTGTTTTGTTAATGTAACTCACATGTCAGATTAGTGGGTAATGATTAGTTTATTTATTGCTTTAAATGAAAGAGAAAGACTTCTTCTtgtttgactatttttttttcttgttcgaGTATAAATGATATGGTCAAAATTAGACGGCTCAAATCTCTCAAAATCTAATGATATTATTCGTTTTGTGggtacatttttttaaaatttgaatatatatatatattaacacaaaaaattatacattttaaaatgatttaaatatattagaagttataataattaataattttaagatgtttaaaaaaaattaaaattaaagatgaatTCATTTAAATATCGAAAGGCAAAAAATATCATATGAATTAAGATTAAAGGAGTAATATATTCTTAATTTCAATCTATATGAAttccaaaaaacaaaaataaatcttCGTTTCCaagattttattaattcaactcTTTTCTAAATACATTAAACCAGATGTGAAAATTTTAATCAACTCTATtttatactaatattttatttattcaactcTTTTTCCTTGGTCATCTATTGTTCCATATGCTTCCACGTGGCCATTTGATTCTTCatataataatgaaaataataaaggaAGGGAATAAggaaaaattgatttctttttttcctaaaagtatAGAAAGACACCAAAGTTGATATTTCCACTCATTTTTTCTAAAGTATATGGACCTCAGTAAATTGCGATTTGAACAAATAcaattagtttatattttttggttttgaccttgtttaaataagtttaacaAGAATAACTAGCATGTTAATACGTATGGTTGGCTGCAAAGACATTTTTACTCTTCGTTGATCATTAGAACTTTAGTACAAATTTTGACATTACATTACAAGAAATTATTCACAAATCCTAATTGATATCATCAAAAAAGTACCAAGTGGATGAGCAAAACGTGCATTAGCATATTTAAACCTTGGCGATTCGTTGAAATTTCAACACAAGTTGTGTCACAATTTTAGCGTAAATTGTTCAAAACacttgatatatatattatcaatcATTCCACATAAATTGAACCTAATCAACTCCAAATTTGATATCAAATATTATAATGTCAATTCTAACAATTTTTAATGGTTGGAATCAACTTAACCAATCAAAAGTTAATACACCATTTACATCTTCTTCACAATCAAGTTCAACAAGACCTCAATATAGTAatgttatttcaatttaatttttcttaaccAAACattataatttcaattttaagagTACCTAcatatctttttttctctcttgttttCTATGTTTGTTGATTCTTTTAGTCACAATTTTAGAGTTGAGCCCTTACCTTTAAAAGATATTAAGGTATGCACTTTCTAGAACCAAACCATACACACAACAATGATGGTGCAAGAATGGAAACATGGATGGTTTTGGAacacatgtttttttttgttgatgtttTTCCCATTTACTTATTTTTGCATTCACCAAGTATGATCAACAACAAATTCCCCTTAAAATAGGAAAATTCATTTATTATTCTAGGtaggaaaaaagaagagagaaaaataacATACTCCTCTAATAAATGcctttttcttttggtgaaaATGTCTTTCTAAtggaatgatatttttaatctttgtcattcaaatgaattgatttttaatttttgctcTCGTTAATCGAATTTAAGCATAACTTCTTTGAGAGCGTAGGGGCATAATTTCTGAAATTTACATCCCGTTAGAAAATGTTTAGCTAAAAGGACATAGATTAAAGGCCGacataaaataagagaaagagTGTCAATCACGTTCTAAAACATATCACCTTATATCTTTATTCCACGTACCAAACAATTAATCCAACATTCTTATTCTCCTCGGACCATACGAATGTGCAATACATGCAAATGACTACTGGGCTCACGGGCCTAAAGTTTGGAGTGACTTGTTGTGTGGGTTAGTCACAACTTGATCCACCTTTTAATATTCAGCCAatcttgaaatatttatttaaaaaataaccaaCTTTCATTTATGACGATCTTTTTGCTCTTTAATTCTCATTTGATTGCAACACTACTCTGAAATTTCACTTATACAAATTGGAATTCCTTAGAAACAACCTCTTCCTTCCTATTCGTAAATATAAGTAATATAATgcttagttcattttttttttcacgcataacaaatatatatatatatatattaaagttaTAAGTGAATCATTATCATAAATAATGGAGTAATGTTTATTTGATCCCATAttgatgttaaaaaaaatataaatcaaaaagGTCATTAAGGAATAGGTATTGATGAATATAAAAGAATGGGCTCTAAAAATCGTAGTCCAACCTTATCAAATCACGGATTAGGTCAGGTTGGCCCAACGAGTCTGacccatattgacggctctaatATATGACATCATTTGAAATGTGAAAATTTAACTAACTAATCTggcccatattgacggctctaatATATGACATCATTTGAAATGTGAAAATTTAACTAACTAATTTTTAGTAtgaatttaaatatgttttttttatgaaaCAAAAATGTCACCTTTAAAGCAAACATAAACAGTAGCTTAATTCACAATAATTAAGCACTTAAAAAcattctaattttttgttttaaaaaactactttttttaaaatttattttttacttattcagTAGGCGATTAATAAATAACATGACAATTTTACAcaaccttttaaaaatataataaagttAATACTTTGAGAAATGCAATACGTGaataaagataaatttaaaaagtaagtgataaacatatcttttaatcttttaaactagacaaaaaaaattattaatatgtatttgTTTGCatacaaataaactaaaaatgaacggagaagACCAATTTACGTCTCCAAGCAAGGAGCAACTACATTACactaaagatattttttaacaataattaactaaatatattttttaagcaACTAAAACTCTGTAAATGCCTTAAAAATCTATAATGACATTGGAttaactactccctccgtcccatattgatcattatactaaaaataattatcctaTATCAGCTATTCGAAtcagtaaaattatttttttatttatgacgTCTTAAACACCGTACAAAATGAAAAttgatcaattaatatgaaacatAAGGAGTAATATCGATAAAAGCTTTAACACTCGTTATAACTGTACATATTTATTaccactaaaaaatattttatcataatgcagaaatataaaaattaaaagagaggGTGTAgcattcttaaaaatatttttttccaatacaTTCTGGATTAGTTGATACAGGCTCAACAAAAGTTCCTTCTCTAGGTTTACATAATTACCCCTTACCGCTGTTCATCAGTGCGCCACATCTTCACATTGTGGCGCGCTGCTTGAATAACACGTGTTTCTCTGCATGGGATCAACTGCTTGTTAGCTTAACACCTGTCACAGCCACTCATTCacttgtaaaagaaaaaataaaaaaaacaaaaaaaattcttctctaatttgagaaatttcatcttaaaagaaaaaaaaaaaaactaacaacgTGCAAACCAGTCTGCATGATGAACTCGAAAATGTTCATGGATTTTCTCTTTGACGATCATGATTGATTCCCCATCTACGGATTCCGAATTGCAAATGCGCCGATGATATAAGAAATTCAATTGCTTGCTGTGGCGTTAGTAGTTCTACTAAATTCTCTATCGTCTTCATCCTCAGTTTATCCGCCTTCTCCAAAATCTCAACTAGCTTCTCCATCTTCCCTTCTATGTCTCCCATCAAACCAAGTATCTCACTTGCACTATCCTACATGTACGATAAATTCAACAAATTACTTGCTATTCTGGACTAAAATTGACTTAATTAGAACAAAGTTGATGATTTGGGGATCAGAcaaccaactgagctactaagatctaatttctcaattattttgaaattgaatactTGGAATTGTGATTTGATTATTGTAAATGACAGAGTGGCCttggaataaataaaaaaaaaagaggaagagagAGATGAGGATTTCGTGCCTGCCAGTCGTTGAATTCGTCAGTGATAGAATTTTCTTCCTGAACAGCTTCACATTGAAGTTCGCTAACGCGAGCGAGTTGATCCGGCGATAGATCACCGAGATCTCCGTATCGGAGGCCACGGAGAATATCGATAATGTGAGATTCAAACAAAATGCTGGATTCAGTGTAAATAAGGTGAAAAGCGGTGGTCGGTCGCCATCCGGCGATCCAATGGAGAGAACGTTCAAGAGATGTAGACCATGGGGCGGAGTAAACGGAGAGGATATCATTTTTTGCAGCTAAGGATTTAACTCGATAGTACTCGTAGATATGGGACACAACTTTTTGAACGAGTTGTTGGTGCAATTCACGGTGTTGGTCACTGGTGGCGGGGCGGGGAACTTCGCTCAGTTGGCGTACGATTTCTTTCAGTTGATCAAACCATGTATCGTAGAAACGCTGGAAGCTCatctttctgttttttttttttaaattttgtttcctTGTGTCCTTAGTTTGAGAGTGGTTTGAGTGGAGTGATTTTCATCTATAGTGTTTACTTCCTCTGTCTTTTTAGTTGTCGTATATTCAAAAAGGTAtgagaaagtactataaattacaaatttataatatactatatcataaaatattagttaattttttttttatttgattttaaaaaaaagaagatcatatgacaattaaaatgaaacGGATACGGATAGAGTAATTTTGTATGTATATTCAAGTGTATGAGTGTGGTGCGCTTATTAAGATTGGAAGATTATAACTGGTGTGGGGagtgcctttttttttttatatatattgggAGGGACCAGTATCATTTTCAAGCTAAGATAAATATAGGTTACATAATTTTATTTCGTGcaagtgttttttattttaatttgttcaaaGAGTTCATCTTATTATAATTAGAagtaatttgatttgaaaattttcatttgcTTCTTAAAAAAGTACTAGTACTAGTAGTTTATAAGtcagataaatatttaaattttaattttgaaaacatCAAATAATATTACATAAAATGTGATCGCTTCTCAAAATCTGAAGTCCAAAACTTCCAAATAATGGCGAGTCCCCTCACCGACTTGGATTAGCTCTGTGGCATACTAGAACCTCATCCCTTCTAAAGATGATTAACAGACTAATATGGGTTATGGTATTGTGAGGAAATCACTCTATTTTTAACGAAAAAtctcaatttaaattttaagtgtagaattttttttgttaggaacattaataagaatatgaacttcAAATGTGAAGTCAGAAAAAGATATTCTAGAGATTAACTACTATCCACTGACACAGTTAGTTCATTTTTAGAAATACATATTtctctaataattatatttttttatttaatgaataatgatttttcatcttttttttttcttttttttttaaacacttCTTTAATCTAagggtttatttttttttaaatacttttatttctttgaaataatgttcaaatatttttgatacTATCGACTTTAAGTATTACTTAAATTGAAGTACATATGGTGGTGTATTGACCAAAGTTTTAATTTGTGTTGTTAATTGAATGAACTAAGAAGAGAAAACATGTCTGAAATAATGAAAGACTTATCCAAACACTTTTTCATGTTCCGAAGAAAACTTAAtaagttataaataatttttgtatgAAATTAATTAGTCTAgattctaaaataataataataacaatgagTAAAAAGTTACCTTTGATGAATGTCTCAAATTGCTTTAATGGTGTTTACGGAAAAGGAGAGTAAAAATAATGAGGACGAAGAAAACGGTGAAGAATCCTTCGTTTTTTCAGTAAGTCAAATAAGAATCCTAAACTAATttctataattaatttagagtcCAAATTAGTATATAatactcttttaatttatatttaaatatttataatatataaatatatatcaagagaaataattatttctaaaaataaattgatgttGTAATTTTCTTGTGAGTGGACAGTAGTTAATCTCTATTCtatataaaagggaaaatttCGCATATAGTTACAAGAATAAACTTAATTAGGCTTTTTAGCTATAGTTTACATATTTACAGGTTGTAGCTACAGTTTTAATGGTTATAGGcaaatgtatttgtataattcgctattatttggtgttgacacccaatttttgacttccacaatatagattaatTACCGAgtttcttaaattccaaacgatttgaaataattagtttttataaagtttaaaatatttttcaagttacttttaattaattttatcatttttataatttttaagtaatatatatgttttatataattttgtatataattagtatatttt
This region includes:
- the LOC125876913 gene encoding protein DOG1-like 3; translation: MSFQRFYDTWFDQLKEIVRQLSEVPRPATSDQHRELHQQLVQKVVSHIYEYYRVKSLAAKNDILSVYSAPWSTSLERSLHWIAGWRPTTAFHLIYTESSILFESHIIDILRGLRYGDLGDLSPDQLARVSELQCEAVQEENSITDEFNDWQDSASEILGLMGDIEGKMEKLVEILEKADKLRMKTIENLVELLTPQQAIEFLISSAHLQFGIRRWGINHDRQRENP